A region of the Mus caroli chromosome 7, CAROLI_EIJ_v1.1, whole genome shotgun sequence genome:
atcccaccaggagagagctgttctcccgGGAGTGCTGACAAATCTGAGAAcataggtaagaccaccacttttgCTCAAaatcctggcccaagagggaccctccaggagccatcagaacacaggaaccaaggagcagcctggcacaggatccttctggtttccatcatcagtgcccctgtgtgtgtgtgtgtcacaagtCATGTAGAGTCAGAGGATGACTTTTGGGAACCTGTTCTGTTCCCACAAGTCAAACTCAGGTGGGCAGACATGCTCCACAAGTGCTTACCCTAGATTAGCTATCTTGCCAGCCTAAGAAATTGATTTTTCTGTTGtgattttaccttttattttatgcacTTTCTCTAGTTAATATTTTGTGTTGAATTTAAATAtgtttcatgcaatatattttagtCATGTTTTCCCTTCTTCCAATTCCTCCCAgtattccagagagagagagagaaagagctttCGAGCTTTTGGTAAACATGAAGTTGACTGAATAATAATCTGCCCTGTCTTCCCTTTCAGAACATTATATACTTTCTCTTAAAACTGAATTATAAGCATTAAATATGATATTTCCACTGTAGAAGTAAATTTGACCATTTTTTATAATTGTAAATATAGCAGCTATAAGTAGAGAAAATACATATACTCCTAAAGATACATTTGCCTTACAGATGATTTGCaatttttatgaggtcctatttgtcaattcttgatcttagagcataagctattggtgttctgatcaggaaaattttccctgtgcccatgtattccagcctcttccccattttcttttctattactttcagtatatatggttttatgtggaggtacttgatccacttggacttgaactttttacaaggagataataatggatctGTTACTTTAGggaccctgtattccatccaatacagtaaatgactatgagcatccacttctctatttgccaggaactggcatagcctcacaagagatagctatatcagctATATCTCTCACAAGTGAGCTATATCacaatcttgctggcatatgtaatagtgtctgggtttgggggttgtatatgggatggatccccgggtggggcagtctctggatggtctagctctgaactttgtctctgggGTCAGccaccctataggaggatcaacaatatgaactaaccagtaccccacagaactgtgtctgtagttgcatatgtagcagaggatggcctagtcagccatcaatgggaggagaggcccttggtcttgagaagatcatatgccccagtacaagggaatgccagggccaggaagcaagagtgggtgggttggggagcagggcgcgggggggggggatgtgctggcggtataggggactttcgggatagcacttgaaatgtaaatgaagaaaatatctaatgaaaaatgtaaaaaaaaaaaaagaatggattaatttgtattcttctacatgctgactgcagttgaaccagtaccatttgttgaaattgctCTCTTTtccccactgaatggttttagctcctttgtgaaagatcaagcgACCGACCATAGtggtgtgggttcatttctggatctttgattctatttcattCATCTACCTGCCTGACAGTGTAAAATACCTTTCAGTTTTTagcacaattgctctgtagtacagctttaagtcagggatggtgattcccccagaaattcttttattgttgagaatagtttatgctattctgggttggttttttttttttgttattccagatgaatttacaaatttctctttctttttttgtctttttttttattagatattttctttatttacatttcaaatgttatcctctttcctagtttaccctctgaaaatcccctatcctcttccccctccccctgttccccaacccaccgattcctgcctcctggccctggcattcccctatactggagcatagactcctcacaagaccaagggtctctcctcccattgatggcagactaggccatcctctgctacatataaattgctctttctaactctatgaagaattgagttagaattttgatggggatcacactgaatctgtagattgcttttagtaagttggccatttttactatattaatcctgccaatccatgagcatgggagatctttccatcttctgagatcttgaagttcttgtcatacagatctttcacttgtccagttagagtcacaccaaggtattttatattatctattactattgtgaagagtgaagaaagaaattatctttctcagccagtttatcctttgagtagaggaaggccactgatttgtttgagttaattttatgggctaatatccaatatatacaaaaaagtcaagaagttagactccagagaaccaaataatcctattaacattgggatacagagctaaatagagaattctcaactgaggaatactgaatggctgcgaagcacctaaagaaatgttcaacatacttagtcatcagagaaatgcaaatcaaaacaacacagagatcccacctcacacaagtcagaatgtctaagataaaaaattcaggtgacagcagatgctggtgaggctgtggagaatgaggtaattcagtcacaaaagaacacacatggtatgtactcactcataagtggatattaggcaaagagcatggaatacccacaatacaactcatggaccacatgaagctcaagaggaaggaagaccaaagagtgaattcttcagttctacttagaaggtggatcaatataatcaagggaagtagagggtgggagtgacttgggaggaaaagaggagagggaggggaaaaagaggatcAGAAGGagaagaagtacagagggtcagggaaTTGAACAGGGGTGTGTAACAATAGGAGCTGAGGAGCTGGGGGTAGAAACCAGGAAGTCCTAGATGCTGGGAAAGCAAGGGCCTCCTATTAGGATGATATTGGCTGAAATAGCCCACAAAtgggagagagaacatgtgaaAACCAAATCCAGAGGTTAGTCTGGGTCCCCTGCTTGAGAGATGGGTTTATcaactcatctccaaaattttaacccagaattgctcctttctaaataaatacagggacaaagaatggaacaaagactgaaggaaaggccatccagagattgccacacctggggatccatcccacatgcagacaccaaacacagacactattgtggatgccaagtagtacttgctgacaagagcctgatacaattgtctcctgagaggctctgccagatccagtgaaggcttgatgtctcagtgtagaggaatgctagggtggtgaggcagaagTAGATGGGAGGGgggaccctcatagaagcagggtaagaggggatgggatagggagtttgcagaggggaaactgggaaaggggaaaacatttgaaatgtaaacaagatagggccacaagcctcttccggtcagaaaagctccggagcagctagggcgcagggtcggctgacactNNNNNNNNNNNACATAAGAATGTGTAATtagccaggaagtggtggtgcaagcctttaatcccagcacttgggaggcagaggcaggcagatttctgagttcaaggccagtttggtctacaaagtgagttccaggacagccagggctacacagagaaaccctgtcttgaaaaaacaaaacaaaacaaaagaaaacaaaacaaacaaacaaacagaaggtggAATGATAGTCTAGCAGGTTTTacaagaacaagaatatcaattAATGCTAATAAACTAACAAAACTATACCTTAAATTAATGTCATTCATAATCCCAAATTCATAAAAACCTATAATATTCACTTAAGAAAAGCAATCTCAAAACTGCTAAGAGGTTTTTACTGTGATTGTAATCTgtattaattatttctttgacTTTGGCTTTAACatcatatttattatctatccTTGTTTTCATATCAGATGCATAATTGTAATCACAAATGTATCTCTATGGGTATCTTTAGTTCTAATTTGATAGAAGCTATATTTAGGATTAACAAAGGCATACATTTTAGGAAAATTTGttctgtggtgcattttcttacCCAGTACAAAATCCATAGAAGTATTTGAAACAGATACATGCTCATACTTTAGCAAGAATTTTATCCATGTAGCCATATCCCTTGCCCtctactttttccttttattttgggtTCTTTGAGAagtcatacaatgtattttgatcttaTTTATCTCCTTACCAAAACTCCTCACAGATCCAACCCAGTCAATATCAttcacttttctattttaaactcATCAAGTACAGTTTGTGCTGTGCATATACTCTTAGATAATCTGGTCTTCCACCAGAGCCTAGTCACCCTTTTGAGGAACACACCATTATGAAAACTGAGTCTTCCTCTCTTGAGGAAGACTGCTAATTAACTGCCAATCACTCCTTACCCAGTAATTAatgaacattttaatataataactGAGTATCTGTGATCTTTTTTCCCTTAAACATTTGgatttattcatcttattttatatatgagtatgtgcctgcatgtatgtttatgtgtgcataatGCCCTCAGAGTTCCAGTGAGAGTATCAGATTCTCTGACATTGAAGTTACTAATGATTGTCTGCCACTATGTATATGTTGGGAATCGAACCTGAATCCTCTGAaagatcaacaagtgctcttaactgcttggTCCATAGTTCAGCCAGGCTTTTAACTGTttattgagacaagatttcactcATTTGCCCAGGCTGCCCTTTGAACACACTGTGTAGCTGAAACAAATCTTGAACTTGTGAATCTCCTGTCAAATAGCTACATAATAAGTCCAAATTACATAGGTTattttaatatatcatatatatttttaaaaattgttctggGATATATAAATTAGCATGTACAATTGATTTGAATTAATTACTATAATGCAAAATTGTAGAGCATTCTTCCACACCACATCTGTTGTAAACAATATTAAATTGTCCTTTAAGGAAAGCAGAATTTCCTTCATTGCGTATTTTTACCATGTTTATTCTGAAAGCTTTGATTTAGGAAAATTGGATTTTTTTCGGAGACAAAGAGTTGAGGttaatgacacacacacagaacgtGTATCCTTCCCTACTACACATGCTGCTCATTTTATGTTTCACAATAGTTtcataaaaacttttaaaaatagggatAGAGTCTTCAAAAACAAAGTGGGTCCTCTGTACAGTCTACACAGCTTGTATTGTATTTTATACACTCTGAAAACATACCTGTCTTTTCAGGTATATTTAGATAATGCTTTTTAACTGTGATTATCCTTAGAGTTGAATAATTATGCAATATTTGAATCATGTTTCTACATACTAATTTATTAAATTTCCCtctcactttttttgttttccctaggGCTTTTTGCCACATTTTTAacatttagcatttgaatatcatctataattttaaaatatcaaaagtttGCTCTAGCATTATTAACATACAGATAAAAATCACTAAGTCTACAGTCATATACCATTACAGTGTAACTCAGAAGGTACTGTATGATGGAGGTCCTCTCTTTTATCCATTACAACATTGATGATGTTCATCCTTCATATCCATTTAATATTACTTATAGTTTGTGACAAGGACTGCTTTGAATAGTGTCTTACATgctaaataaaatagtaaaatcaaACCTTTACTCTGgctttgtctatttttattttatttctaattaaacCTGAATCCACATTTTTGAAATATACAGTTTCTTATATCAGAAAGCtgtttatatcatatatacagaAAACATTCAGGTTCAGGTCTGCTGCCTGTCTCCTGTCGTTTAAACTTGACTATGATACTTTTGCATTACTTATCCCTGTGTTTCAAAGTAGCAATTTAAAACCCTTTTTATCTGGTAAAGTAGAGAACATCATTGGATTTAGAAATTTTTCAAACTGAATTTAATGTGTTGAGGATAGGAGTAATGACTTCAATCCTATGTATATATTGGCAGGAAAAGTTTTCATAGAGACCTGAATATTACCATAGAAAAggtcagaaataaagaaagtatggAACGTAGATAGTTCTAAATCAATTTATGCTAAAATTATGAAAGTCATTAAATTTGTCAAACAAATTatacaatttttttcaaattttcttctttttattggttctttgaaaattttcCAGTGTACAGCTCCTAGCACACTGACTACACTCCAATAGATATGCACACATGAAGAGCATATGGGCAGCACCAGATGCACttaatgtttacatatatatatatatatatacacacatatgcataaatatacatatatatatataaacacatgtacataaggATGCAAAATTGGGTAATGGGGAAGAGGGGGTAAATCTAGGTTGAATGGGAGAAGAAAGTAAGGTAATCAAAttatacaattttataaatattttatataatataaagttGAGAATATAGCAGCATATTAAATCATGAACTATGTCCTTGACTTCCCAGAGCTCCTAAGGactgtaccaccaaccaaagagtacacatgaagcaACCCATGACTATAgccacatatttagcagaggatggccttgtagggcatcaacgggaggagagacccttggtcctgtgaaagctcgatgccccagtggaggaaatgccagggcagggaggtgagagtggTTGGGTGTGAGGGTGAGGGtacaccctcagagaagcagtgaGAAGGGGGCATAGGGTAGAGAGtttccagaagggaaaccaggaaaggggatatcatttgaaatgtaaataaagaaaatatacaatgaaagaaaaatattagataaataaaattaaaatttcaaaacagagttAATTATTGTTACTGTATCCTGGCTGTACAAAACATAATCTACTAAAATAAGGGTTTTTGTACTTTTTACTTTTCAGAAAATTTCTTGTGTGTAAAGAAAAGATCTAGCACTCGATCACGAATCTGTTTTGTCTTGACACCATACACCACTGGATTAACCGCAGAAGGTACTAAAAGGTACATGCTTGCAAAAATGATGTGAACACTTGGAGGAACCTTCTTGCCAATACGATGAGATAGGAAGCTAAACAGTGCAGGTATATAGGAGACAAGAATAGTGCAGACATGTGCAGCACATGTGCCCAGGGCTTTAGAGCGGGCATTCTGGGAAGACAGCCGAAACACTGACTGGAGGATTTTCACATAAGATGTTGCTATGAGTCCTAGGTCCACTGTTATCACTGAAAGGGCCACTGAAATTCCATATGCTCTGTTAATGAGAGTGTTGGCACTTGCCAACTTCACCACAGCCATGTGCTCACAGTAGGTATGAGGGATGACATATTTTGTATAGTAAGGCAGCCTCTTAATCAGAAAAGGGCATGGCAAAACCATGAGCACACATCTCATCAGGCCAACTAGACCTAGTTTAATCACCATAGATGTTGTCAGGATTGATGCATAATGAAGAGGGATGCAAATAGCCACAAAGCGATCAAATGCCATGGCTACTAGGATGGCTGACTCCATGATGCACAGCGTATGGATAAAATACATTTGCGTTAGACAGGCATCAAAGTTGATCCAGTGTGCCTCAAACCAGAAGATGCCAAGCATCTTCAGAGCTGCAGAAGAGGAAAGACACATGTCATTCATTGCCAGCatgcaaaggaagaaatacataggCTGGTGGAGACTTGGTTCCAGCTTGATAGTAGCAATGACTATGCTGTTCCCCAGCAGGGTCAGGACAAACAGGAAGCAAACAGGGATGCCAATCCAACAGTGAACATTCTCCAAGCCAGGAATACCAACCAGGAAGAAAGATGCAATCTGTTGATGAGTAATATTGCCTACCATGTTAAAATCCAACTTGCTGTATGTTTGGTAGAAAATACCAAGGGCAATATTCtataaacagaaaacagcatTATAAGTTCTTCCATGGTCCAGGTTCACTTGAAAACACTTTCCAAGAAGGGCTGTCTCAACCAAActtctgaaaatagtaaaataaataggTTTATGCTTTAATGTTTAGCATTTCAATCTGAAAAGGAAAtatctttcttcattatttttctgagttTCAACGCTTACTTCAATTCGAGTTATTTTCTGTGTGTAGTACTAGATATGTAATAAGATAGTGAATATCATTGTTGCCAGTTATTTTCTtctcaagaaaagaaatcagatacAGTAATGATAGGAAAATACTCACTTTACACATTATTTAACAGATATAAGAATATTCTGTCACTTTAAAATTTTAGCCTGAGTGTAACTAAATACTTAGTCACTCTAATAGGatctgaaaaaacaaagaatgtaAATTATGGCCATAAATCCTTTATCATTTGTAAAAGTAAACTAGAGCACATTTTATACTGTCAACAGGAAAATcatatatatttccatttcaaaattgTGTGACTCTTTAGTGTATAATACAGAAAAAGTCTCTTGACTTTTTGTAAAGGGGCTTCAGACACAAAGGAAGCAAAGGCAAGGTGGTCATTTCAGAGTTGTTTTTCCTGAAGGTGGCAACAGAGACACAGTTCAATGGAATAATTACTGTGTATCTACCAACAGCTAGACACTACCTTACTTGAAACTGTCCTATTtgaaaaatttcataaatattttttaaaatatcaatggcCTCATAATTTTTATTTGCCAAGATTAAGTCTTTATAAAGGAGAGCTTGTGGACAGGTGAATACAAGcatggaaaataaagaaatagaaagaatacaCAGTAAACCATTTAAAATTGTTAAATGTGGGCTCATGATTTGGAAATAGACTCTTGGGGAGCCACGGGTCTGTAGGCTGAGCCCTTCCTCTAATGCAGCAGCTCTCCCTGCCTGCTGAGGGGAGGGCTGAAATACTCACCATTCAGGGCTTTCCTGTCAGCCCCAAGCATTTCTGCTCTCACTGTGTCTTCTGGCATTTACAATTATTGTGAATCATTCTTCCTGGGATCTAGCCTCAATCTAGCAGAATATTTTGGACCATTACCTGCACCCTTCATAACACAGTTTTATTCAGATATATATTCCTTGGTAAAATCTTTCTTGCCTAATAgtttaagacttttaaaaagacaaactatTTTTTCTTACTTACCAGCAAACACTGCTATTCTGGGgtgatgtaaatatatttctaaaatattcttattaaaaagaaaaagtgtttctGTTATTGAGTGAAATTttcttgcttaattttttttaccaATACGCTATAATTTAGAGTTGAAATTACTGTGCACAATTGAAGATTATAGCCTTAGGGATAATAAATTAAGGCAAAAGATGAACATTATACTTTCAATTACAGAATGGTTTTATATATTTACCAAACTTCTGCTATTTGTAAGACTTACCTTGGGAGAGACATTAAGCAAAGTTCTACTTTTGATCTGATTTGGAAAGAATTAACCTTATAAAACCCTGGTTGGAGCTTAAAAGACATGATGTTAAGTTGTAAGTTGTAATTGTACGATCACCTGGAATTTAGCAAGGATActtttgaaatgtgtataaataaaatgcTTCCTGGTTGTTAAAATCTTAATGTTCTCTTTTCAGTAAGTTTGCTTTTATGAAGTCTGTCTtagaaaagagaggcccattggacttgcaaactttatatgccccaatacaggggaatgccagggccaaaagaatgggaatgggtgggtagggaagttgggggggtatgggggacttttgggatagcattggaaatgtaattgaggaaaatacgtaataaaaaaatactaaaaaaaaagaaagaaaaagggaaatttaCTCCCTTTGCCCAAAGATTCTTGGCAGAGTCCAGGAGGCACAGATTTGCAGACAACGCTGGAAGTGGGATCTGCTTATCCCTTTGGCCCATAGATAGCATCTCTCCCCCAGGCTGACTTTAAATGGAACCCCCTGCACTATAGTCTTCAGCACACAGGCAGTTGTCAGGACTACTCTAACCTCTACCTTTTGGTGACAGAATTTTCATCTTTCTAAACTCAGAAAATACTGATTTTCTCATAGAACCTGAGCAGTGACATGATTTGTTTCTGAAGCCTGGGCACAGTCTGTTGCTAGAACTCTCACCTTGAGAGCAGATGACTCACATGAAAGACTCAGGAACATAGATGCAGCTTTTCTTTAATAACTGCCCATTTTATCTTAATGTGTTATGAAAACACAAGTGAACAATCTCTAAACTTTGTGATTCTGCAAGTGGTTTCAACTTTGTGTCTGGTGTCATTCTCATTCATTAATAATTAACTGCAAAAGGAATTTATACAATTCCAATAAAGATACAGTAAATTCTTACAGAGCAGAAGTTCTACCATCTTCTTCAGCGTCGGAAGCATCTGAAATTTTTTCCACCTTGTGTCTGAAACACTTGTCTTTCCACAGATATGATTTATTGCACGATATTTCAATTTTTGctcacttctctttcctccatAAACTGGGTTTTGTTGACATTATTTCTACAATGATTTACACAACTAGATATACTCCTGCAACAAAATTGTCAAAATTCATCCTTGAGCAGTAAAACATTCCATAATATTTGTATccttacaaacaaataaaatcaatcaaattCTCAGTTCTTAACTCTAGAAATGTAATACCACTGGAATCTGCACGCATCTTCCTTCCCCATTTGACTTTTTATCTCCTTCTCTGTAACATTGTCTTATATTAAATGAGACCAGGTTGTTTCATGCAGGTGAGAACAAGTGATCATGTTGGTGGCAATGGCTGCTAATGTGTTAGCCCTATTCTCAGGAGACCCATCAGATTCAGAAGTAGACAAGCCCCTTGGAAGATGTAATATTAAGGAGAGAAGAGTATTGGGACAGCCTGAAATACACAGCAGTGCAAGGTCCCTCAGCACTGCCATGTTAACCCCGCACACTTCACGGATATGGCATAGTTTGAGATTTTGTCCTCTCTTGAGAAAAATTTTTGTGTCTATTGAGACAAATCACATAACTGAGATAGGAAACAAATGTGGTGTCTTGGAAATCTGTGGAAAGATGAATAAGTCGTTATCTCTggaatttgttttataatatattttatgctgtttgaaattttcatataaaagaTGTTCTGAACAATTTCAGACCCCTAGGTTTTCTCACAGTTCTTCCCCTAACCTGACCACTTTACCCCACCAACACCATGTGCTTTGTATAAATCTAAGGAATCCATTTAGTGCTGTTTGTATGTGCCTTGATGTAAGACAATCTTCTAGAACATCACCTGTCCTAGATGACGTCTGTGAAGAAAACTGACCTCACTTAGGAGCAATAGTGTTCGAGTCTCTACCTCCTCTATGCTGGAATGCTCAGATAGGTAGATGGAATGTGCGGGTCTTACAGAAGCAGTCCCAACCACTATGGGTTCACAAATGCTGTGGTCACAGTCCCAACAAATAAAGTTTTACTGCTCATCCCCACTAccttacaatctttcctccctctctttcatgATAATGAAAAGGCAAAGCAGTGAAATATAGATGTTGCATTTAGTGTTGAGAAGTCCAtggtttctttatttctctatctCTTGACCACTAATGGGGCTCTATAATAATTTCCACGTCCTGTAAAAAGAAGCTTCCCTCATGAGTGTTTAGAGATAAGCTAATTTATAGTTGGAATGATAAGAAATTAGGCAATAGGTTAAATTATGTACATGTAgtaacatttaatgttattttctcTCTTATAACTTACACATCCATGAGCTTTTGGCATAGTTCACAGTgccagtttgtgttttcttctaaaactCAAACAGAAATTAGTTGACTATTACCATAATGTTTGTGCTACTATTGTACAGTGAGCATATCTTGCTGAGCTAGCCTTATCATAGTCTGAAGCATTCATAGCCTCATACAACTTTTGATTATGTTACCACAAAATATCGTGTGTAGAACTTTGTAGCTCTGTGACAATTATCCAATAGAAAAAGTGCCCACAGATAAATACTAGTTAGATTTCTCTGTGTACTATATCTCATGTACTTAGTGACTACATCAAAAGGTCTTACTAGCAAGTATTGGGAGGGGGGGTTAACCAAGAGCAATGTCAACAGCCAGTAATATTTAAAGAGGTCTATAAGATCATTTATCAAGAATTCAACTgggattttatttgaaaaaatatggTATCTAGAGAGATATTGTCCCACTATTATCAGgcaaatttcaaatatttccatcCAACTCTCCCAGCATCACAGTTTCAGAACTTGCATTTCCAGGAATGGAGAACAGAATAGAATTATGCTCCATTTTGTGTATGATGTATGGTTCAGGAcctgttttattgttttacatatgGTGAGCTACCTGAAGATAAGTAGCATTTGATTTAGAAAACTGTCTGTTCACTTACAGGAGTTCATGCTTGGAGAGTTCTTGAGATGCTTCATTGATGACAGACAACTTTCCTGGGATAATCATTCTGTTTCTAAAACGTGGAGGTCTCAAGATGTTCTGAGTCTCTTTCTACCCTTAAATATCTTCTCAAGGGGGAATGTCATGCAGGAATTCACCTTAAAGAAAGAAtaactttcattttaatcctAACCTTTCGAAATCCCCACCTCCAATTTCTGCCTTTCTTACACTCTTCACTTTTATTCCTGCTATTCTGGTTTCCATGTATTTTGAATCAGTAGGAATATGAACATATTCATTCTATCTAGACTAATAAGCAGCCTCCAGTGGGAATGataattattatttcatattaaaattttccatgaataatatttctgttttccaaagcCATTTGTGGACTATTTTAACTACAGATAGAGTATTATCTT
Encoded here:
- the LOC110299330 gene encoding putative olfactory receptor 52P1, with product MVGNITHQQIASFFLVGIPGLENVHCWIGIPVCFLFVLTLLGNSIVIATIKLEPSLHQPMYFFLCMLAMNDMCLSSSAALKMLGIFWFEAHWINFDACLTQMYFIHTLCIMESAILVAMAFDRFVAICIPLHYASILTTSMVIKLGLVGLMRCVLMVLPCPFLIKRLPYYTKYVIPHTYCEHMAVVKLASANTLINRAYGISVALSVITVDLGLIATSYVKILQSVFRLSSQNARSKALGTCAAHVCTILVSYIPALFSFLSHRIGKKVPPSVHIIFASMYLLVPSAVNPVVYGVKTKQIRDRVLDLFFTHKKFSEK